The following proteins come from a genomic window of Clostridium cylindrosporum DSM 605:
- the fliI gene encoding flagellar protein export ATPase FliI — protein sequence MYKVDFDNMISLIKKTKTLKVTGKVTKVVGLTVEVEGIKAFVGEVCTIITINDRQIQAEVVGFRDGIAILMPFENTFGIAPGSEVISTGKALTVKVSDSLLGRVLDGLGRDMNGYDFKGAEEYKLDRDPPNPLLRKRIDSIMTTGVRAIDGLLTCGIGQRIGIFAGSGVGKSTLLGMIAKYADADVNVIALIGERGREVKEFIEKDLGPEGLKKSVVVVATSDQSPIMRLKGAYAATSIAEYFRDKGLNVMMMMDSVTRFAMAQREIGLTIGEPPATKGYTPSVFAMLPRLMERTGRSEVGSITAFYTVLVDGDDMNEPIADATRGILDGHIVFSRKIAAKNHYPAIDINSSVSRLMSQIAESDVKAKAGEIRDLLATHKESEDLINIGAYQKGANHKVDKAIDAIDSINDFLKQKVDEYSSLDDTFTKMMSI from the coding sequence ATGTATAAAGTAGATTTTGATAACATGATTTCTTTAATTAAGAAGACAAAGACTTTGAAGGTTACTGGAAAGGTTACGAAGGTTGTAGGATTAACTGTTGAAGTAGAAGGTATTAAAGCCTTTGTTGGTGAAGTTTGCACTATAATAACAATCAATGATAGACAGATACAAGCTGAAGTAGTTGGGTTTAGGGATGGTATTGCTATTTTAATGCCATTTGAAAATACTTTTGGAATTGCTCCAGGTTCGGAGGTTATTTCTACTGGAAAAGCTTTAACTGTAAAAGTTTCTGACAGTCTTCTAGGAAGGGTTTTAGATGGCCTTGGTAGAGATATGAATGGATATGACTTTAAAGGTGCTGAGGAGTATAAGCTAGACCGAGACCCACCAAATCCACTTTTAAGAAAAAGAATAGATAGCATAATGACAACAGGGGTTAGAGCTATAGATGGACTTTTGACTTGTGGAATTGGGCAAAGAATAGGTATCTTTGCAGGAAGTGGTGTTGGAAAAAGTACACTACTTGGAATGATAGCAAAGTATGCAGATGCTGATGTTAATGTTATAGCACTTATAGGAGAAAGAGGAAGAGAAGTTAAGGAATTCATAGAGAAAGATTTAGGACCAGAGGGACTTAAAAAATCTGTTGTAGTGGTAGCAACATCGGATCAGTCTCCAATCATGAGACTAAAAGGAGCTTATGCAGCAACTTCTATAGCAGAGTACTTCAGGGATAAGGGTCTTAATGTAATGATGATGATGGATTCTGTAACCAGATTTGCTATGGCGCAAAGAGAAATAGGACTTACTATTGGGGAGCCACCAGCTACAAAAGGATATACTCCGTCAGTTTTTGCAATGCTTCCAAGGCTTATGGAAAGAACAGGTAGATCTGAGGTAGGATCAATTACAGCTTTTTATACAGTACTAGTTGATGGTGATGATATGAATGAGCCTATAGCAGACGCTACTCGTGGTATACTTGATGGACATATCGTTTTTTCAAGAAAAATTGCAGCAAAGAACCATTATCCTGCAATAGATATTAACTCCAGTGTTTCAAGACTTATGAGTCAAATAGCTGAAAGTGATGTTAAGGCTAAAGCAGGAGAAATAAGAGATTTACTTGCTACTCATAAAGAATCAGAAGACCTTATAAACATAGGTGCATATCAAAAGGGAGCAAATCATAAAGTAGATAAGGCAATAGACGCTATAGATTCGATAAATGATTTTCTAAAGCAAAAAGTCGATGAATATTCATCACTAGATGATACATTTACTAAGATGATGAGTATATAA
- the fliJ gene encoding flagellar export protein FliJ, translated as MFNFKLQKVLDYRENLEKKSKEDFAYKLSIFNNEKEELNTLVNKKELIKSVDYTSKLKTTNDLIIYQRYVDYLDRSIEDKKIQVKEAERKLEKSRLELIKSTKDKRIMEILKDSAFEEYLNDENQLEQKKLDDIALSRYTNSLKGGEK; from the coding sequence ATGTTCAATTTTAAGCTTCAAAAGGTATTAGATTATAGAGAAAATCTAGAAAAAAAAAGTAAAGAGGATTTTGCATATAAACTTTCAATATTCAATAATGAGAAGGAAGAATTAAATACTTTAGTTAATAAAAAAGAACTTATAAAAAGTGTTGATTATACTTCGAAATTAAAAACAACAAATGATTTAATTATTTATCAAAGGTATGTAGATTATTTGGATAGGAGTATAGAAGATAAAAAGATTCAAGTTAAAGAGGCCGAAAGGAAACTTGAAAAATCAAGACTTGAACTTATTAAATCTACAAAAGATAAGAGGATAATGGAAATTCTTAAGGATTCAGCCTTTGAAGAGTATTTAAATGATGAAAATCAATTAGAACAAAAGAAGTTAGACGATATTGCCCTAAGTAGATATACAAATTCACTGAAGGGAGGTGAAAAGTAA
- a CDS encoding flagellar hook-length control protein FliK yields the protein MNVPITITSEAMNIASMNNSSARELSNGTDFLNLLTSLLTSGAEGENALISLLNSKEVTPQDTSTTLGSIMNTLNLRINGESTPLKKDNFIIGQGDMEDILDNLKNLSKNIAEESLSQYINGINQDNGFLKLRAMESLNFQAQNSSLASTIQGMITNLSGNVENKEVLNALKFLQQFTNSDGSLDTSKLLKAIEAGGKGQDASSFMNSMNLNQGGTSQIQESVPVKEVNIFNTRDIVDVVVENFKTLRLPGRCEMRIKLNPQELGEITIKLVLEKGQVSAVISSDRKDTFALLQSNINNLLQQLKDSGTELHHVAVNLSQDQSGEEARRGYKGEKEKSQDEEFEDVFEETANKESSTIL from the coding sequence GTGAATGTACCAATAACAATTACAAGTGAAGCTATGAACATAGCATCTATGAATAATTCTTCAGCTAGAGAACTATCAAATGGAACCGACTTTTTAAACCTTTTAACCAGTTTACTAACTTCAGGAGCTGAGGGTGAAAATGCCCTAATATCATTACTTAACTCTAAAGAAGTTACACCTCAAGATACAAGTACTACATTAGGATCTATAATGAATACTTTAAATTTAAGAATTAATGGTGAAAGCACTCCACTTAAAAAAGATAATTTTATTATAGGTCAAGGAGATATGGAAGATATATTAGATAATCTGAAAAATTTATCAAAAAACATTGCTGAAGAAAGTTTGAGCCAATATATTAATGGCATAAATCAAGATAATGGTTTTCTAAAGTTAAGAGCAATGGAATCTTTAAATTTTCAAGCACAAAATAGTAGTTTAGCCTCTACTATTCAAGGTATGATTACTAACTTAAGTGGAAATGTAGAGAATAAAGAAGTTTTAAATGCCTTAAAGTTTCTACAGCAGTTTACTAATTCAGATGGTAGTCTTGATACATCAAAACTACTGAAAGCTATTGAGGCTGGAGGTAAAGGACAGGATGCTTCATCCTTTATGAATAGTATGAATTTAAACCAAGGAGGTACATCGCAAATTCAAGAAAGTGTCCCGGTAAAGGAAGTTAATATATTCAATACTAGAGATATAGTAGATGTTGTAGTTGAAAATTTCAAAACATTAAGACTTCCAGGACGATGCGAAATGAGAATAAAGTTAAATCCTCAGGAACTTGGGGAAATCACAATAAAGCTAGTTTTAGAAAAAGGACAAGTTAGTGCAGTTATATCATCGGATAGAAAAGATACATTCGCCCTACTTCAAAGTAATATAAATAATCTTTTGCAGCAGTTAAAGGATTCTGGAACAGAGCTTCATCATGTAGCTGTTAATTTAAGTCAAGATCAAAGTGGTGAGGAAGCCAGACGTGGATATAAAGGGGAAAAAGAGAAATCCCAAGATGAAGAGTTTGAAGATGTTTTTGAAGAAACTGCAAATAAAGAGTCTTCTACTATTCTTTAA
- a CDS encoding flagellar hook capping FlgD N-terminal domain-containing protein, translated as MPVNGISTIQNLAYQNTKSTSSSDLSSKDVFFQILSAELSNQDPMKGKDGTEYVSQLAQFTTLEQTQQLYSSINKLLMSQSVTEAGMMIGKEVEFGVRGNDGTYKTEKGVVTSVKIDGGQVYLYTKDDKKYLLGDSIGFKEVTPSENTEAKEDSKLDTADNVEGEASN; from the coding sequence ATGCCAGTAAATGGAATAAGTACTATTCAAAATTTAGCATATCAGAACACAAAATCAACTAGTAGTAGTGATTTATCAAGTAAGGATGTATTTTTTCAGATACTTTCAGCGGAGCTTTCTAACCAGGATCCAATGAAGGGGAAGGATGGTACAGAGTATGTATCACAGCTTGCACAATTTACAACACTTGAACAGACACAGCAATTATATAGTTCTATAAATAAATTATTAATGTCTCAAAGTGTAACAGAAGCAGGAATGATGATTGGTAAAGAAGTTGAATTTGGAGTAAGAGGTAATGACGGTACATACAAAACAGAAAAGGGAGTTGTAACTTCTGTAAAGATTGATGGAGGACAAGTGTATTTATATACTAAAGACGACAAAAAATACTTACTTGGAGATTCAATTGGATTTAAGGAAGTAACTCCTTCTGAGAATACAGAAGCCAAAGAAGATAGTAAATTAGATACAGCAGATAATGTAGAAGGAGAAGCTTCTAATTAG
- a CDS encoding TIGR02530 family flagellar biosynthesis protein has protein sequence MPEINSVGQVSSYSIKEVSKNKSLDVRTSHRFDFDKCVNNALNKNLKISAHAIDRLNSRNISLSESDMKNINNAIDKVEGKGSKEALILYNDLALIASVKNRTIITAMDKNSLEEKVFTNIDAAVIL, from the coding sequence ATGCCTGAAATAAATAGTGTAGGCCAAGTATCCTCATATTCAATTAAAGAGGTTTCAAAAAACAAATCTTTAGATGTTAGAACTAGTCATAGATTCGACTTTGATAAATGTGTTAACAATGCATTAAATAAAAATCTTAAAATATCGGCACATGCAATAGATAGATTAAACAGTAGAAATATAAGCCTATCTGAATCTGATATGAAAAATATTAATAATGCAATTGATAAGGTAGAGGGAAAAGGTTCTAAAGAAGCTTTAATCCTTTATAACGACCTTGCATTAATTGCAAGTGTAAAAAATAGAACAATAATAACAGCTATGGATAAGAATAGCTTAGAAGAAAAGGTTTTTACAAATATAGATGCGGCGGTAATACTTTAG
- a CDS encoding flagellar hook protein FlgE: MIRSMYSGISGMKNQQVKMDTIGNNIANLSTTSFKGSRVTFKDALTQTMQSASAPTFAVGGANPRQVGLGMAVSSVDKNMAQGTLQPTGRSTDIAIQGSGYFMVQNGPEVFYTRDGSFTLDKFGDLVTSEGLRVMGQDKAGTRGPINLPLEHDTVPAIKIQGTVGASTKELLQIKLYGFDGAGIEKINIDNTVDGGANPVVFKTADKSITINIKGYSSLTELERAITTQLKNIGEMSEEQLKATDAATVAKKDIKENIIDKGIYGIGVTGDYAEAKNATGLGVMPESRPRNTDGTINTAATTGFYTEKMQIGSFSMGKDGTIRAVYGEDVFEVARLEIAKFVNDSGLEAKGSNLYRETANSGQATKGFPGDIGFGTSEQGFLEMSNVDLANEFTDMIVTSRSYQANSKTITTSDEMLQELLNLKR, translated from the coding sequence ATGATAAGATCGATGTATTCTGGAATTAGTGGTATGAAAAACCAACAAGTAAAAATGGATACTATAGGTAACAATATAGCGAACCTTAGTACAACATCATTTAAAGGTTCAAGAGTTACATTTAAGGATGCTTTAACACAAACAATGCAATCAGCATCAGCACCTACATTTGCTGTAGGGGGGGCAAACCCTAGACAAGTTGGGCTTGGAATGGCTGTATCATCAGTAGATAAGAATATGGCACAGGGTACACTTCAGCCAACAGGAAGATCAACAGATATTGCTATTCAAGGAAGTGGATATTTTATGGTTCAAAATGGACCTGAAGTATTTTATACAAGAGATGGTTCATTTACACTAGATAAATTTGGAGATTTAGTAACTAGTGAGGGTCTTCGTGTTATGGGACAGGATAAAGCTGGGACTAGAGGCCCTATAAACCTCCCATTAGAACATGATACAGTACCAGCTATAAAGATACAAGGAACTGTAGGTGCTTCTACTAAGGAATTACTCCAAATTAAACTTTATGGATTTGATGGTGCAGGTATTGAAAAGATAAATATTGATAATACAGTAGATGGAGGGGCAAACCCAGTAGTTTTTAAAACTGCAGATAAGAGTATAACTATAAATATTAAGGGATATAGTAGTCTAACAGAACTTGAAAGAGCTATAACAACACAACTTAAAAATATTGGGGAAATGTCCGAAGAACAGTTGAAAGCTACAGATGCTGCAACTGTAGCTAAAAAAGATATAAAGGAAAATATTATTGATAAAGGTATATATGGTATAGGAGTAACAGGTGATTATGCAGAGGCTAAAAATGCGACAGGTTTAGGAGTTATGCCAGAATCTAGACCTAGAAATACAGATGGGACAATAAATACAGCTGCTACTACTGGTTTTTATACTGAAAAAATGCAAATAGGTAGCTTTAGTATGGGGAAGGATGGAACAATTAGAGCTGTTTATGGAGAAGATGTATTTGAAGTTGCAAGGCTTGAGATTGCAAAGTTTGTAAATGATTCAGGTCTTGAGGCAAAAGGAAGTAACCTTTACCGTGAAACAGCAAACTCAGGACAAGCAACTAAGGGATTTCCAGGTGATATAGGATTTGGAACAAGTGAGCAAGGGTTCCTTGAAATGTCTAATGTAGACCTTGCAAATGAATTTACTGATATGATTGTAACTTCAAGATCATACCAAGCAAATTCAAAAACAATAACTACATCTGATGAAATGCTACAAGAACTACTAAATCTTAAGAGATAG
- a CDS encoding flagellar FlbD family protein has protein sequence MIKISTLTHKEFYLNCELFEKIEANPDTVITMTNGNKYVVEDTPEEVIKKIKDYKKEILQRF, from the coding sequence GTGATAAAGATTTCAACACTAACACACAAGGAATTTTATCTTAACTGTGAATTGTTCGAGAAAATAGAAGCTAATCCTGATACTGTAATTACTATGACAAATGGTAATAAATATGTAGTTGAGGATACTCCAGAGGAAGTTATCAAGAAAATCAAAGATTACAAAAAAGAGATTTTACAAAGATTTTAA
- a CDS encoding flagellar basal body-associated FliL family protein, with protein sequence MSEGKKKNPIMIILIILILAVASVGGYFAYTMFIKKPTGQKEEIKYVEKELVEKPMELEEFTVNLADEGGKSFIQTKLTLAYPEANKDLEKEVTSKLDKVLDIINSTLRQKKADDFNGNGLASVKKEILDKINENLISGRLTNIYVKKIVIQR encoded by the coding sequence ATGAGTGAGGGTAAGAAGAAAAATCCTATAATGATTATACTAATAATTTTAATATTAGCAGTGGCATCTGTAGGTGGCTATTTTGCTTACACAATGTTTATTAAGAAGCCAACAGGACAAAAAGAAGAGATTAAGTATGTTGAAAAAGAACTAGTTGAAAAGCCTATGGAATTAGAAGAGTTTACTGTAAACCTTGCTGATGAAGGTGGAAAAAGCTTCATTCAAACTAAATTAACTTTAGCTTACCCTGAAGCAAATAAAGATTTAGAAAAAGAAGTGACTTCAAAGCTAGACAAAGTACTAGACATAATTAATTCAACTTTAAGACAAAAGAAAGCAGATGATTTTAATGGAAATGGATTAGCATCTGTTAAGAAGGAAATCTTAGATAAAATAAATGAAAACTTAATTTCAGGAAGACTTACAAATATATACGTGAAAAAAATAGTTATTCAAAGGTAA
- a CDS encoding flagellar biosynthetic protein FliO yields the protein MGDLSFVFDTIKTLFVFVFVLVLMLITLRGLAKYQNKLSGNKNIKILERASLSQNTTLNIVKVGERLYLMSSSTKGVVILKELSLDEIDENVYKVVNMEDIKIPFVFKKREEYLKGFKGKVKDEKESS from the coding sequence ATGGGGGATCTTTCTTTTGTATTTGATACTATAAAAACATTATTTGTCTTTGTTTTTGTACTAGTTCTAATGCTTATTACTCTTAGAGGACTTGCTAAGTATCAAAATAAATTATCTGGAAATAAAAATATTAAAATTCTTGAAAGAGCTAGTCTCTCTCAAAATACAACACTTAATATAGTTAAGGTAGGAGAAAGGTTATACCTTATGTCATCTAGCACTAAGGGTGTTGTTATTCTAAAGGAATTATCCTTAGATGAAATTGATGAAAATGTTTATAAAGTAGTAAATATGGAAGATATTAAGATTCCCTTTGTTTTTAAAAAGAGAGAGGAATACTTAAAAGGGTTTAAAGGAAAGGTGAAAGATGAAAAAGAGAGCAGTTAA
- the fliP gene encoding flagellar type III secretion system pore protein FliP (The bacterial flagellar biogenesis protein FliP forms a type III secretion system (T3SS)-type pore required for flagellar assembly.), giving the protein MKKRAVKKIFLLMLFMFVSYHTVGHAEPIGVDLNLSVGGQQAPSEYVGNIKLLLLLTFLTFIPAIVLLTTSFTRIVIVFGFTRTALSTQQSPPNQVIIALALFMSLFIMTPVYKEVNSNAIQPYVEGKLSYSQAIEIGSKPVKNFMLNQTREKDLALFYKVAEYEKPKDRYDVPFTVLIPAFAISEIKTAFQMGFLIFVPFIVIDMIVASILMSMGMFMLPPVTVSLPFKILLFILADGWHLVVKSLLESFVR; this is encoded by the coding sequence ATGAAAAAGAGAGCAGTTAAAAAGATATTTCTTCTTATGCTATTTATGTTTGTCTCATATCATACAGTGGGACATGCAGAGCCTATAGGAGTAGATCTTAATTTATCAGTAGGTGGTCAGCAAGCTCCAAGTGAATATGTAGGTAATATAAAGCTATTATTACTATTAACTTTTTTAACATTTATCCCAGCAATAGTCCTACTTACTACATCTTTCACGAGAATTGTTATAGTGTTTGGCTTTACAAGAACGGCCCTATCTACGCAGCAGTCTCCTCCAAATCAGGTTATTATTGCATTGGCACTATTTATGTCACTGTTTATAATGACTCCTGTTTACAAAGAGGTTAACTCAAATGCTATTCAGCCTTATGTAGAAGGGAAACTAAGTTATTCTCAGGCTATAGAAATAGGAAGTAAGCCTGTAAAAAACTTCATGTTAAATCAAACAAGGGAAAAGGATCTGGCACTTTTTTATAAAGTAGCAGAGTATGAAAAGCCAAAGGATAGATATGATGTACCATTTACAGTATTAATTCCAGCCTTTGCAATAAGTGAAATAAAAACTGCATTTCAAATGGGATTTTTAATATTTGTACCATTTATAGTAATAGATATGATTGTTGCAAGTATACTTATGTCAATGGGTATGTTTATGCTACCACCTGTGACGGTTTCACTTCCCTTTAAAATACTATTATTTATTTTAGCAGATGGTTGGCATTTAGTAGTTAAATCCTTGCTAGAAAGTTTCGTGAGGTAG
- the fliQ gene encoding flagellar biosynthesis protein FliQ, which yields MSEVLIYSIAKKAITTTTLVSAPILLVAMIVGLAISIFQAVTQIQEQTLTFVPKMVAIIFVMILLGPWMTKTLVQFIENMINTIPSIVG from the coding sequence ATGAGTGAAGTATTAATATATTCTATAGCAAAAAAAGCAATAACAACAACAACTTTGGTTTCGGCTCCTATACTATTAGTAGCAATGATAGTTGGACTTGCAATAAGTATATTCCAAGCCGTAACTCAAATCCAGGAACAAACTTTAACTTTTGTTCCTAAAATGGTAGCAATTATTTTTGTGATGATTCTTTTAGGACCATGGATGACAAAAACATTAGTACAGTTTATAGAAAACATGATCAACACTATACCTAGTATAGTAGGGTAG
- the flhB gene encoding flagellar biosynthesis protein FlhB, whose translation MTEINVNDFLIFFLASIRIISMLLTAPIFSQKQIPSPFKIGFSLIVGLLVSSSITGRGFTFPANNFELALFVFKEVLIGVSIGTVATFIFNSFRMAAHLMDFGIGFSMSQYYDPTSASSATVLERFFNWIATVLFLVFNFHHILISAITRSFEVVPLGHFIISENIFSAIMSSFSKSFIIAVQIAAPIMIIMFITDFTLGLIARTVPQIQVFVLGMPIKVLLGLLALSAIIPGLMQVFIKSLDKISPEILKVLSSVPILFFLGTDDKTEEPTSKKLQDARKKGQVAKSNDLNSGIILLGVTLFFLFLGDKIYTYGLQGMVQELSNLYVKEINFVDAQTIFLKSLQKTFFVAVPIAVTAMILGVISNVMQVGFLNSGEGLKPDFKKLNPISGIKKFFSIRTIMEFVKSILKIGLVGFVGYSFVKSKIFDIMKVSDLHPNGIYPFVKDLADSQLIRIVIVLLTIGIADYIFQKRQHKKDLRMTKQEIKDEYKQMEGDPQLKSKIKQKQREMAMSRMMHEVPKATVVVTNPTHYSIALKYSKGEGAPKVLAKGVDSVAFRIRDIAKKHNIPIVENRILARKIYAEVDINKEIPSELYGAVAEVIAYVYSIKKR comes from the coding sequence ATGACAGAAATTAATGTTAATGATTTTTTAATTTTCTTCCTAGCTTCTATAAGAATTATTTCAATGCTACTTACAGCACCTATTTTTTCACAAAAACAAATTCCAAGCCCATTTAAAATTGGTTTTTCTTTAATTGTTGGCCTTTTAGTATCTTCATCTATTACTGGCAGGGGATTTACCTTCCCAGCAAATAACTTTGAACTAGCGTTGTTTGTTTTTAAAGAAGTTTTAATTGGGGTATCTATAGGCACTGTTGCAACTTTTATTTTTAACTCATTTAGAATGGCTGCACATCTTATGGATTTTGGTATTGGGTTTTCAATGTCTCAATACTATGATCCTACATCAGCATCTAGTGCTACTGTTTTGGAAAGATTCTTTAACTGGATTGCAACGGTACTATTTTTGGTATTTAATTTTCATCATATACTTATTTCAGCAATTACTAGAAGCTTTGAGGTAGTACCTCTTGGGCACTTTATAATTAGTGAAAATATATTTTCTGCAATTATGAGTTCCTTTTCTAAATCCTTCATTATAGCAGTGCAAATAGCAGCACCTATAATGATTATTATGTTTATCACAGACTTTACTCTAGGACTTATAGCAAGAACTGTTCCTCAGATCCAGGTGTTTGTTTTAGGTATGCCTATAAAGGTTTTGCTTGGACTTTTAGCACTATCTGCTATAATTCCTGGACTTATGCAGGTATTTATAAAGTCCCTAGATAAGATATCGCCTGAAATTTTAAAAGTTTTATCCTCTGTACCAATACTATTTTTTCTAGGAACAGATGATAAGACCGAGGAACCTACTTCTAAAAAGCTTCAAGATGCTAGAAAAAAAGGTCAAGTTGCGAAAAGTAATGACTTAAATTCAGGTATTATTTTACTTGGAGTAACCCTGTTTTTCTTGTTTCTTGGAGATAAAATTTATACATATGGATTACAAGGCATGGTTCAAGAACTTTCAAACCTTTATGTGAAAGAAATAAATTTTGTTGATGCTCAAACAATATTTTTAAAGTCATTACAAAAGACATTCTTTGTAGCAGTTCCAATTGCTGTAACTGCAATGATACTTGGTGTTATTTCAAATGTTATGCAAGTTGGTTTTTTAAATAGTGGTGAAGGATTAAAACCTGACTTTAAAAAGCTTAATCCTATAAGTGGTATAAAAAAGTTTTTTTCAATTAGAACCATTATGGAATTTGTTAAATCTATTCTTAAGATAGGCCTAGTTGGATTTGTTGGTTATAGTTTTGTAAAAAGTAAGATATTCGACATTATGAAGGTATCAGACTTACATCCTAATGGAATATATCCATTTGTAAAAGATCTTGCAGATTCACAGCTTATTAGAATTGTAATAGTTCTTTTAACAATTGGTATTGCCGACTACATATTTCAAAAAAGGCAGCACAAAAAGGATTTAAGAATGACAAAGCAAGAAATAAAAGATGAATACAAACAAATGGAAGGTGATCCACAACTTAAATCTAAAATAAAGCAAAAGCAAAGAGAAATGGCTATGAGTAGAATGATGCATGAGGTACCTAAAGCTACGGTTGTAGTAACAAACCCGACTCATTACTCTATTGCTCTAAAATATAGTAAGGGAGAAGGAGCACCTAAGGTTCTTGCAAAGGGAGTAGATAGTGTAGCTTTTAGAATTAGAGATATAGCTAAGAAACACAATATCCCTATAGTTGAGAATAGAATTCTTGCAAGAAAAATTTACGCTGAGGTTGATATAAACAAGGAAATACCCTCAGAATTATATGGTGCTGTAGCTGAAGTAATAGCTTATGTATACAGCATTAAGAAAAGGTGA